Within the Achromobacter spanius genome, the region GTCTTTGCCGTGGCGACCGAGATGTTGAGCATCCGGCTGACGGTCTTGATCGGATAGCCCCTGGCCAACAGCACCAGCACCTCATATTGACGCGGCGTGATCTGAAGCAGTTGCGCCCCGGCGCTGACCGGCATCGTGGCCTTGGCGGATGCATCGTCGCCATCCCGGGTCGGTAGCGCGCAAACACTGGAGGCCGGGGCCTGCAACGCCTGCTCGCTGGGAAAGCACTGCCCGCCCGCCATGACCAGGCGAATCGCGGCCTCAAGGATTTCGACCGAAGCCGTCTTCATCAAGCAGCCGTACACGCTGGCCCCGGGCAAGCCCTGCACCGGCATGGGCAAGGGCATCACATCCGTCAACAGCAGAATCCGCTTGGGCGTGAGGACGCGCTGAATTTCGTGCAGCGCACTCCATGCTTCATCGGTTTCCACCGGCAACCCGTAGATCAAGAGATCGGCGCCCGCGTGCGCACCGTCGGCCTTGGACAAATCCGCCAAGCCCATACCCTCGATTTCCCAAACATCATCCAACTTGCTAAGTATCTGCCACAACCCCAACCGCAGTAGCGGATGGGCTTCAATCAGGACCATCTTGGCCATGGTGTCCTCCCGGTTTTTCGACGGGCCTAGAAGGGATCTTCGCTGTGCTGAAGACTATTTTTTTTCCAACCCTACGGGGGTGGTCCGCAATATCCCGGAATATCTAATGAAGCTGGACCGAGACACTTGGGCTGGGCAACTTTGGTAGCCAACATAACGGATGGCATGAACCCATCTTATGGTTCGAAACCTTCAAAATCAAGACGTTTCAGGGCGATATAATCCGATAAAAACAGAAATCATTCGTTAGCCTTAATCACCCTCGTAAATACGGATGAGGCAGCTCCCTCCGCCTTTTTACCGCTAGGGTTTTCACCCACTTCCCTATGCAAGCTACGCCTTCCCCCCTGGGAAACACCCGTCTACGAGGCTTGTTTTGTCACGATGCAGCCCTGCGGGCAGGCGAAAAAAAGCCGCGGCGAGGCAAAGGCCTCCCACGGCAAGAAACGCCAATTCTGAGGGAAAAAGCTCTCAATATGTTTCCGCGGACACATCGCGCCTCGGCGCGGATCGATCACACGCAATATAGGTAACATTTTTATTTTAGTGCCGGAAACATCATTTACTCCATATAGGCGAAGTCAAATACGGTATGACCGCCCTGATGGTGCCAATGGTGCATTGAAGCATGACGCTTGCTTAAAAAGTTGGCGTAGTGGATTTCGCCGTCGGTTTCGACGTAGGTTGACGGCGTCAGCTCTTCGATGCGGTTCAGCGACACCCCCTTGCCGTAGTGGCAGAAGCCTTGGTACTGGGCGCAGCGGATCACCTCTCCGCTAGGCGAGACAACGATTCCGGCGTTTCTGGCCCGCATGGGGTTGCGCACGATGGGGTTGCAGGCATGGGGCGTCCACTCGGTCGAGCGCGGCGAATCCGAGAAAAACGCGAAAAGCTCGTCACAGTGGCTTTGGCCGTCGGTACGATCAATATTGGTTAATAACCACCAATATTCTCCGTGCTTGAAAATAATGGTATCGACGGCCGATATATTGGTCATTAACGTGACATCAAGCTCCCATTTCAGCGGGAATTCAGTGCATTTCCACAATTCAATACTGCGATTTCCGCACGTCTCCGGCACCATGTACGTGACGCCATCGTGTTCAAAAATGTACGGAAAAGATAAATGATACGGCAGGTTCAAGGCGGTGCCCAACAGCCGGAAAGCCCCGTCCGAGTAGGTTGCGACCGAAATCGTACCCTTGCGGGAAGTAAAATCGTAATCTTCAAAAAATATATACGGTTTTTTATCGTGGGTATATACAAACGGATCTGCGAAGAACCTACCTTTGGGAGGTTGCAGCACCATGGCTTCCGATACTACCGCCTGCTGCCTTGACGACGGAAACATACCGATCCGCCATCGAATATTGCGCTTCATGATGCGCCGCACAATCAAATCACTGATTAACCAGGCCTGACGCGCGATATAGGCAGCGCTGTCCCACTCGACCGGATCCGCGCGTCGCGGGCCGCTCATGATCTGCATGTCGGGCGCCGGCTCGCTTTGCCTGGCCCGGGCCAGCGCCTGCAGGGCGTCGTAGACCATGAAGTTGCCAAGGCTGAAGGCGCGCGCCTGGTTTTTCAACCAGAACACTTCGGTATTGAAACTGCGCTGGTCCAGCAGTTCGTCCTGCTCGGGCTCGGGCCCCACCCGCCAGAGTTTCACGGTGGTGTGGTCCTGGCGCTGGAACACTTCCCAAAAACCCGCGTACCGGCTGGTCGACACGGCAATGTCGGAATAGCTCAACTGCCACACGCCCAGCCGCGCCCACCCCATCATCTGCTTGCGCGTGGCGCGCGAAGCACCCAGGGTGATGACCAGATCCAAGCCCAGCGCCGCCACCGCGTCCTGCGCCCCCTCTCCACCATCACCGACTTCAAGCGGCAGCACCGGCACCGAGGCAGACGGCATGCGCTGACGCATGTCGCCGCAAGACAGCATCTGACGCTGCTTGGCGGGCAGCATGCGGGCCTCGAAGCGCGACAGCGTGCCGAACAAAGCCTTGACGCCCAGACGCGGCGCTTTCTCGGCACCCGGGCCGTCCATCACCAACAAGGCGGAGATATCGAAATCCTGGCTATGGATGAGCCAGTCCACCATCTCATGCATCCAGCCGGGCTGCTCATACCCGTCAACCAACAGTCCCACTCGGTAGGTTTTCATTTGTCCCGCTCCTGTGTCAGGGCGTCTTGGGCACCCACGCCTGCCGGGCGCGCGGGGTCGCCGCCGGCCGCGCCGATGCAACGCAATTAAGTCCTCGCGCTGATACTGCGGGGTTTTTCCCGTGCCTTCCAGACCACATACATCCTAGGTCGGGCGCCCGAGGACGAACGGCTCAGGCTCGTGCCGCTGGCGTAGCGGCGGCTCGTCCGACGGCGCCCCGCTTCATCCTTCCGGGCTAGCTGATCCGGTGCAGTGGCACCGCCAACTAGTGCGTTGACCCTGGCCTCTCCGCACTTTAGGGGTAAACCCTATTGGGGATAGCCGAGGCTCGCTTCTCCTTCCTGGCTAACGCATAATTGCTTTTAAACAAACGTTTGAATTCAACTTTATGCAAGAAATCAGAACTCCCAACACCCGCGATTCCATCCTGGACACGGCCGAAGCGCTCTTTGCGCAGCAGGGCCACGACGGCACGTCGATGCGCCAGATCACGGGTGCGGCCGGCGTCAACCTGGCCTCGGTGAACTATCACTTCGGATCGAAAGAGTCACTCGTCCAGGCGGTGCTCAAGCGGCGCCTGGAAGTGCTGAACCGCGAGCGCATGCGGCTGCTGGACGAGCTTGAGGCGCAGTCCGAAGGCAAGCCCTTGAAGCCCTCGCAAATCGTCGATGCCTTCTTCGGCACGCTGCTGCGCCTGGCCGCTGATCCGGCCCAGGCCGGCAGCACCTTCCTGCCGCTGCTGGAACGCACCATGACCCACCCGTCCGACTTCATCCGCGCGCTGTTCGCCGAGGAATACGCCGACGTGCTGGAGCGCTACCGCAATGCGCTGTTCGCCGCCCTGCCCGACGTACCCAAGGCAGAAATCGTGTGGCGCTTCCAGTTCATGCTGGGCGCCACGTCGTACGCCATCATCGGCACCGATCTGCTGCGCTCCGTCACGGGCTGGCAGATTGATGAATCCGAACAACCCGACAACCCCGACATGCTGCTGCCCCGGCTGATGAGCTTTCTGCTGGGCGGCCTGCGCGCGCCCTTGCCACCCGTGGCCGGCTCCTAGCGGCCACGGCAGGCGCAAGACCCGGCACCAGACCAGACCCAGCGCAAGACAGAACTTACGGAGACAAAAGAAATGAACGCAGTGATCCTCACGCTCATCGTTATCGTGGCGCTTGCCGCCATCGTGCTGTCCGTGCGGCCGCTGCGCCGGGCGCTGCTGTCCGCGCCCATCTTCAACCTGTACCGCAAGGTGCTGCCGCAGATGTCCGACACCGAGCGCGACGCGCTGGAGGCCGGCACGGTGTGGTGGGAAGGCGAGCTGTTCCGCGGCCGCCCTGACTGGAGCCGCCTGCTGGCCTACCCGCGCCCGCGCCTGACCGACGAAGAGCAGCACTTTCTGGATAACCAGGCCGAAACCGCCTGCCGCATGGTCAATGACTGGAGCGTCACGCACGAACACCACGACCTGCCGGCCGAGCTCTGGACCTATCTGAAGACCCAGGGCTTCCTGGGCATGATCATCCCCAAGGAATATGGCGGCCTGGCGTTCTCCGCCTATGCGCATTCCGAGATTGTGACCAAGCTGTCGACGCGTTCGTCCGCGCTGGCGGTGTCGGTCATGGTGCCCAATTCATTGGGCCCCGCCGAACTGCTGCTGCACTACGGCACCGATGAACAAAAGAACCACTACCTGCCGCGCCTGGCGCGCGGCGAAGACGTGCCTGCCTTTGCGCTGACCAGCCCATGGGCGGGTTCCGACGCCGCCGCCATTCCCGATAGCGGCATTGTCTGCAAGGGCGAATGGCAGGGCCGCGAAGTGCTCGGCATGCGCGTCACCTGGGACAAGCGCTACATCACGCTGGCCCCGGTCTGCACGCTGCTGGGCCTGGCGTTCCGCCTGTATGACCCTGACGGCCTGTTGGGCGGCAAGAAAGACCTGGGCATCACTTGCGCGCTGGTGCCGCACGACCATCCTGGCGTGGACACCGGCCGCCGCCACTTCCCGCTGAACGCCATGTTCATGAACGGCCCCACGCGCGGCACGGACGTCTTCATGCCGCTGGACTTCATCATCGGCGGCCCCGCCATGGCCGGCCAGGGCTGGCGCATGCTGATGGAATGCCTGGCCGCGGGGCGTTCGATTTCGCTGCCCTCTTCCAACACCGGCATGTCCAAGCTGACGGCACGCGCCGTGGGCGGGTATGCGCGCGTGCGCAGCCAGTTCCGCATGCCCGTCGGCAAGTTCGAAGGCGTGGAAGAGGCGTTGGCCCGCATCGGCGGCCACACCTACATGATGGACGCCGCGCGCAGCATGACGGCGGGCGCGGTGGACCTGGGTGAAAAGCCCTCGGTTGTGTCGGCCATCGTCAAATACCACGTGACCGAACGCGCGCGCCAGGTCGTCAACGACGGCATGGACGTGATTGGCGGCAAGGGCATCTGCCTGGGTCCCAACAACTTCCTGGGCCGGGCGTACCAGCAGATTCCCATTGGCATCACCGTCGAAGGCGCCAACATCCTGACGCGCAGCCTGATCATCTTCGGGCAGGGCGCCATCCGCTGCCATCCCTACGTGCTGGCTGAAATGCAGGCCGCGCAATCGCCGGACGCCAAGCAGGGGCTGACCGACTTCGATGCCGCCTTCTGGGGCCACGTGGGTTTTGTGGCCAAGAACAAGCTGCGCACCCTGGGCACCGCCTTGACCGGCGCGCGCTGGGTCAAGGTAAACGCCGACGTGGCGCCCGACATGAAACGCTACTACCAGTTGCTCAGCCGCTATTCGGCCGCCTTCGCGCTGCTGGCCGATACGTCGATGCTGGTGCTGGGTGGCAGCCTGAAGCGCCGCGAACGCCTGTCGGCGCGCCTGGGCGACGTGCTCTCGCAGATGTACCTGATCAGCGCCACGCTCAAGCGCTTCGAGGACGAAGGCCGCCAGGCCGCCGATGCGCCGCTTGCGCATTGGTCGATCCAGGACGCGCTGTTCAAGTTGCAGGAAGCGTTCAACGGCGTGCTGGACAACTTCCCCAACCGCTTTGTGGCCTGGAGCATGGCGCGGCTGATTTTCCCCTGGGGCCGCACGCAGGCGCAGCCCTCGGACCTTCTGGGCCAGGACGTGGCGCGGCTGTTGATCAACCCCGGCGCCACGCGCGACCGCCTGACCTCGGGCTGCCACCTGCCCGCCACCGCCGACGAGCCCGTAGGCGCCATCGAACAAGCGCTGGCCGCCACGCTGGAAGCCGAGCCCATCGACGCGAAGATTCGCGAACTGGAAAAGCGCGGCACGTTGGAAGACAACCCGCAAGCCAACGTGCGCGACATCGCCGATGCCGCCTACGCGGCAGGCGGCATCACGGCGGAAGAATATGCCGTGGTGAAACGCCGCAATGTCTTGCGCGATACCGTGGTGAAAGTGGATGATTTCCCCTTTGATCTTGGCGCGTCGCAGGCCAGCCGGCCTGACGTTGAACGCAAGGTCGCTTGACGGAGGGCCCCGATGGCATTCAAACCGGTTTACGTCGTGGATGGCGCCCGTACGCCCTTCCTGAAAGCCCGCACCGGGCCCGGCCCATTCTCGGCGGGCGACCTGGCGGTGCAGGCCGGCCGCGCCCTGTTGCTGCGCCAGCCCTATGCCCCCGCCGATCTGGACGAAGTCATCGTGGGCTGCGCCGCGCCCTCGCCCGATGAAGTCAACATCGGCCGCGTGATTGCACTGCGCCTGGGCTGCGGCAACCAGGTCCCCGGCTGGACGGTGATGCGCAATTGCGCGTCCGGCATGCAGGCGCTGGATTCCGGCATTGCCAACATCCAGTCCGGCCGTTCGCAATTGGTGCTGGCCGGCGGCACGGATGCGCTGTCGCGCGCGCCGCTGTTGTTTTCAGACGATATGGTGCGCTGGCTGTCCGGCTGGTATGCGGCGCGCGGCGTGGGCGCCAAACTGGCGGCCTTGCGCGGCTTCAAACTGAAAAGCCTGGCGCCGGTCATCGGCCTGCTCAAGGGCCTGACGGACCCGGTAGTGGGCCTGTCGATGGGCCAGACCGCCGAAAACGTCGCTACCCGTTTCGGCATCGACCGCGCCGCCATGGACGCATACGCGGCGGGCAGCCACCAGCGTGTGCTGGCCGCGCGCGCGGCGGGCGCGCTGGGTGAAATCACGCCGCTGATCGATAACCAGGGCAAGCTGTACCCCGACGATGACGGCGTGCGCGAAGACTCCACGCCCGACAAACTGGCCAAGCTCAGGCCCGTGTTCGACAAGCCCTGGGGCAACATCACGGCGGGCAACAGCTCGCAGGTGACCGACGGCGCGGCCATGCTGGTGCTGGCTTCCGAAGAGGCCGTGGCCCGCTGGAACCTGCGCCCCATCGGCCGCATTGTCGACAGCCAATGGGCCGGCCTGGACCCCGCGCAGATGGGCTTGGGCCCCGTGCATGCCGCCACCCCCATCCTGCAACGCCACGGCTTGGGCTTGAACGACCTGGACTTGTGGGAAATCAACGAAGCCTTCGCCGCGCAGGTGCTGGGCTGCCTGGCGGCGTGGCGCGACGAAGCCTATTGCCAGGAGCATTTCGGGACGCCGGCCTGGGGATCGCTGGACCCCGCCAAACTCAACGTCGATGGCGGCGCCATCGCCATCGGGCACCCGGTGGGCGCGTCCGGCGCGCGCATCGTGCTGCACCTGCTTGACGCGCTCAAGCGCCGCGGCGCCAGGCGCGGCATGGCGGCCATCTGCATCGGCGGCGGCCAAGGCGGCGCCATGCTGGTTGAAACCCTGGACGAGGACCGCCCATGACGACCATCGACACGCTTTCCCACTGGCGCCTGGAGCGCGACACCGACGGCCTGGCATGGCTGACGTTCGACCGCGCCGGCAGCGCCGTGAACGCGCTGTCGGCCGACACCATGGCCGAGCTGGCCGTGGTGCTGGACGCGCTGGACGCCGCCCCGCCCAAGGGGCTGATCATCCAGTCCGGCAAGGCCACGGGCTTTATCGTGGGCGCCGACGTCAACGAATTCGCCAACCTGGACACCCCGGAACAAGCGCGCGCGCTGGTGGCCCGTGGCTGGAACCTGTTCAACCGCCTGGCCGCCGTGCGCTATCCCACGCTGGCCCTGATCCAGGGCCATTGCCTGGGCGGCGGACTGGAGCTGGCGCTGGCTTGCCGCTACCGGCTGGTGGCCGATCAGCCCGGCACCTCGCTGGCGCTGCCAGAAGTCATGCTGGGCATCTTTCCTGGCTGGGGCGGCATGCTGCGTCTGCCGCAAGTCATCGGCGCGCCCGCCGCGCTGGACATGATGCTGACGGGCCGTGGCGCGGATGCCCGCCGCGCGGCCGCGCTGGGCCTGGCCGACGCGCGCGTGCCCACGCGCCTGCTGCACGCCGCCGCGCGCCAGACCGTGCTGTCGAAAAAGCCCCCGCGCCGCGCGCGCGGGTTGGGAGGCCTGGCCAACCGCTGGCCGTTCAAGGCCATCGTCGCCAACCGCGCGCGCAAGCAGATCGCCGAGAAAGATCCGCTGGGGCACTACCCCGCCGCGCCCGCCATCGTCACGTTATGGGAAAAGCATGGCGGCAACGCCTTGCAGGCCCCTGAGTTGATCGACCGCATCATTTCGTCGGACACCGCGCGCAACCTGCTGCGCGTGTTCCGCTTGCAGGAACGGCTGAAGGCCAACGGCAAGCAGCCGGGTGTCGCCCCCGCGCGCCATGTGCATGTGGTGGGCGCGGGCACGATGGGTGGCGACATCGCGGCGTGGTGCGCGCTCAAGGGCATGACGGTGACCTTGCAAGACCAGGACATGGCTCGCATCGCCCCCGCCATCAAACGCGCGGCCGCGCTGTATGCGCGCCGCTTGAAAGATTCGCGCCTGGCGCGCGCCGCGCTGGACCGCCTGATCCCCGACCCCGCGGGCGGTGGCGTGCCGCGCGCCGACATCATCATCGAAGCCATCAGCGAACAAGCCGAGGCCAAGCGCGCGCTGTATGCGTCGCTGGAACCCCGCATGAAGACCGACGCGCTGCTGGCCACCAACACGTCCAGCCTGTCGCTGGAAACCTTGCGCGCCGGGCTGGCGCGGCCCGAACGATTGGTGGGCATCCACTTTTTCAACCCGGTGGCCAAGATGCCGCTGGTGGAGGTGGTGCATGCCGACGGTGACATGGCGGGCAACGCCGCGAACAACGCGGGGGACAACGCGGACGGCACTCCGGGCGGCAACTTGAGCGACGCCACCGCGCGCGCCTGCGCCTTTGTGGGCCAGATCGACAAGCTGGCGCTTCCTGTCAAGAGCGCGCCGGGATTCCTCGTGAACGCCGTGCTGGCGCCCTATATGCTGCAAGCCATGCGCAGCGTGGATGAAGGCCTGGCGCCGGAAACCGTCGACGCCGCCATGGTGGCCTTCGGCATGCCGATGGGCCCGCTGGAACTGGCCGATACCGTGGGCCTGGATATCGCCCGCGCGGCGGGCGAAGCCCTGGCGGATGGCGCCGAGCCGCCCCGCTGCCTGGCCGACCGCTTGGCGCGCGGCGACCTCGGCAAGAAAAGCGGCAAGGGCTTCTACATCTGGCGCGACGGCAAGCCGGTCAAAGCGGAAAAGGCCAACGCAACCAAGGGCAAAGCAGCCCGGGACAAAGCCAACGCCGCGCTCGCCGCCGCCCCCGTCGCCGCCCCCGCAGGGCTGGCGCAGCGCCTGATCCAACCCTTGGTGGACGCCACCCGGCAGCGCGTGGAGGACGGCGTGGTTGCCGATGCCGACCTGGCCGACGCCGGCGTGATTTTCGGAACGGGGTTTGCTCCTTTCACGGGCGGACCCTTGCATTACCAGGGCAGCAATGCCTGGCATCAACGTGGAACGGCTCATGCCGATTAGACCGGCCCCGCAAACAGACCGGCAGTGCAATAGAGA harbors:
- a CDS encoding response regulator transcription factor; translated protein: MAKMVLIEAHPLLRLGLWQILSKLDDVWEIEGMGLADLSKADGAHAGADLLIYGLPVETDEAWSALHEIQRVLTPKRILLLTDVMPLPMPVQGLPGASVYGCLMKTASVEILEAAIRLVMAGGQCFPSEQALQAPASSVCALPTRDGDDASAKATMPVSAGAQLLQITPRQYEVLVLLARGYPIKTVSRMLNISVATAKTHACTLYQRLHVKNKGEAVYAALQRGATLEWHEPNNGRESDTGQIYGRKLG
- a CDS encoding glucosamine inositolphosphorylceramide transferase family protein; the protein is MKTYRVGLLVDGYEQPGWMHEMVDWLIHSQDFDISALLVMDGPGAEKAPRLGVKALFGTLSRFEARMLPAKQRQMLSCGDMRQRMPSASVPVLPLEVGDGGEGAQDAVAALGLDLVITLGASRATRKQMMGWARLGVWQLSYSDIAVSTSRYAGFWEVFQRQDHTTVKLWRVGPEPEQDELLDQRSFNTEVFWLKNQARAFSLGNFMVYDALQALARARQSEPAPDMQIMSGPRRADPVEWDSAAYIARQAWLISDLIVRRIMKRNIRWRIGMFPSSRQQAVVSEAMVLQPPKGRFFADPFVYTHDKKPYIFFEDYDFTSRKGTISVATYSDGAFRLLGTALNLPYHLSFPYIFEHDGVTYMVPETCGNRSIELWKCTEFPLKWELDVTLMTNISAVDTIIFKHGEYWWLLTNIDRTDGQSHCDELFAFFSDSPRSTEWTPHACNPIVRNPMRARNAGIVVSPSGEVIRCAQYQGFCHYGKGVSLNRIEELTPSTYVETDGEIHYANFLSKRHASMHHWHHQGGHTVFDFAYME
- a CDS encoding TetR/AcrR family transcriptional regulator, with product MQEIRTPNTRDSILDTAEALFAQQGHDGTSMRQITGAAGVNLASVNYHFGSKESLVQAVLKRRLEVLNRERMRLLDELEAQSEGKPLKPSQIVDAFFGTLLRLAADPAQAGSTFLPLLERTMTHPSDFIRALFAEEYADVLERYRNALFAALPDVPKAEIVWRFQFMLGATSYAIIGTDLLRSVTGWQIDESEQPDNPDMLLPRLMSFLLGGLRAPLPPVAGS
- a CDS encoding acyl-CoA dehydrogenase yields the protein MNAVILTLIVIVALAAIVLSVRPLRRALLSAPIFNLYRKVLPQMSDTERDALEAGTVWWEGELFRGRPDWSRLLAYPRPRLTDEEQHFLDNQAETACRMVNDWSVTHEHHDLPAELWTYLKTQGFLGMIIPKEYGGLAFSAYAHSEIVTKLSTRSSALAVSVMVPNSLGPAELLLHYGTDEQKNHYLPRLARGEDVPAFALTSPWAGSDAAAIPDSGIVCKGEWQGREVLGMRVTWDKRYITLAPVCTLLGLAFRLYDPDGLLGGKKDLGITCALVPHDHPGVDTGRRHFPLNAMFMNGPTRGTDVFMPLDFIIGGPAMAGQGWRMLMECLAAGRSISLPSSNTGMSKLTARAVGGYARVRSQFRMPVGKFEGVEEALARIGGHTYMMDAARSMTAGAVDLGEKPSVVSAIVKYHVTERARQVVNDGMDVIGGKGICLGPNNFLGRAYQQIPIGITVEGANILTRSLIIFGQGAIRCHPYVLAEMQAAQSPDAKQGLTDFDAAFWGHVGFVAKNKLRTLGTALTGARWVKVNADVAPDMKRYYQLLSRYSAAFALLADTSMLVLGGSLKRRERLSARLGDVLSQMYLISATLKRFEDEGRQAADAPLAHWSIQDALFKLQEAFNGVLDNFPNRFVAWSMARLIFPWGRTQAQPSDLLGQDVARLLINPGATRDRLTSGCHLPATADEPVGAIEQALAATLEAEPIDAKIRELEKRGTLEDNPQANVRDIADAAYAAGGITAEEYAVVKRRNVLRDTVVKVDDFPFDLGASQASRPDVERKVA
- a CDS encoding acetyl-CoA C-acetyltransferase, coding for MAFKPVYVVDGARTPFLKARTGPGPFSAGDLAVQAGRALLLRQPYAPADLDEVIVGCAAPSPDEVNIGRVIALRLGCGNQVPGWTVMRNCASGMQALDSGIANIQSGRSQLVLAGGTDALSRAPLLFSDDMVRWLSGWYAARGVGAKLAALRGFKLKSLAPVIGLLKGLTDPVVGLSMGQTAENVATRFGIDRAAMDAYAAGSHQRVLAARAAGALGEITPLIDNQGKLYPDDDGVREDSTPDKLAKLRPVFDKPWGNITAGNSSQVTDGAAMLVLASEEAVARWNLRPIGRIVDSQWAGLDPAQMGLGPVHAATPILQRHGLGLNDLDLWEINEAFAAQVLGCLAAWRDEAYCQEHFGTPAWGSLDPAKLNVDGGAIAIGHPVGASGARIVLHLLDALKRRGARRGMAAICIGGGQGGAMLVETLDEDRP
- a CDS encoding 3-hydroxyacyl-CoA dehydrogenase NAD-binding domain-containing protein yields the protein MTTIDTLSHWRLERDTDGLAWLTFDRAGSAVNALSADTMAELAVVLDALDAAPPKGLIIQSGKATGFIVGADVNEFANLDTPEQARALVARGWNLFNRLAAVRYPTLALIQGHCLGGGLELALACRYRLVADQPGTSLALPEVMLGIFPGWGGMLRLPQVIGAPAALDMMLTGRGADARRAAALGLADARVPTRLLHAAARQTVLSKKPPRRARGLGGLANRWPFKAIVANRARKQIAEKDPLGHYPAAPAIVTLWEKHGGNALQAPELIDRIISSDTARNLLRVFRLQERLKANGKQPGVAPARHVHVVGAGTMGGDIAAWCALKGMTVTLQDQDMARIAPAIKRAAALYARRLKDSRLARAALDRLIPDPAGGGVPRADIIIEAISEQAEAKRALYASLEPRMKTDALLATNTSSLSLETLRAGLARPERLVGIHFFNPVAKMPLVEVVHADGDMAGNAANNAGDNADGTPGGNLSDATARACAFVGQIDKLALPVKSAPGFLVNAVLAPYMLQAMRSVDEGLAPETVDAAMVAFGMPMGPLELADTVGLDIARAAGEALADGAEPPRCLADRLARGDLGKKSGKGFYIWRDGKPVKAEKANATKGKAARDKANAALAAAPVAAPAGLAQRLIQPLVDATRQRVEDGVVADADLADAGVIFGTGFAPFTGGPLHYQGSNAWHQRGTAHAD